The following coding sequences are from one Streptomyces dengpaensis window:
- a CDS encoding DegT/DnrJ/EryC1/StrS family aminotransferase has translation MLRAAGVGAGDEVIVPAFGNVEVAEAVTQAGATVVFADIDPVTYCLDAGAVESVVTPQSAALVVVHRFGRSADMVRLREVGQRHGFLVLEQGESEAPYDEVAQRRERAAYLDVRLSGVQTPVGGDGHTYQQYVVRVPGNGRPDRDAFARAVRARGVECRVPVKTPVHRMPGFRRDIHLPETERAADETLALPVDGELTKREMQRIVSACNALGGLLQPAF, from the coding sequence ATGCTCAGGGCCGCGGGTGTCGGAGCCGGTGACGAGGTCATCGTGCCGGCGTTCGGGAACGTCGAGGTCGCCGAGGCCGTGACGCAGGCTGGTGCGACGGTCGTCTTCGCCGACATAGACCCTGTGACGTACTGCCTCGACGCCGGCGCCGTCGAGTCCGTCGTAACTCCCCAGTCGGCGGCTCTGGTTGTCGTGCACCGCTTCGGTCGGTCGGCCGACATGGTGCGGCTGCGTGAGGTCGGACAGCGGCACGGGTTCCTGGTGTTGGAGCAGGGCGAGTCCGAGGCGCCGTACGACGAGGTCGCGCAGCGCAGGGAGCGGGCCGCGTACCTCGATGTGCGGTTGAGCGGCGTTCAGACGCCGGTCGGCGGCGACGGGCACACGTACCAGCAGTACGTCGTGCGGGTGCCGGGCAATGGGCGGCCGGACCGGGACGCCTTCGCACGGGCCGTACGGGCCAGGGGAGTTGAGTGCCGGGTGCCCGTGAAGACGCCTGTGCACCGCATGCCCGGGTTCCGTCGGGACATACATCTTCCGGAGACCGAGCGGGCCGCCGACGAGACCCTCGCGCTGCCTGTCGACGGGGAGTTGACGAAGCGGGAGATGCAGCGGATCGTCTCCGCGTGCAACGCGCTCGGCGGGTTGTTGCAGCCCGCCTTCTGA
- a CDS encoding response regulator produces MVQKAKILLVDDRPENLLALEAILSALDQTLVRASSGEEALKALLTDDFAVILLDVQMPGMDGFETAAHIKRRERTRDIPIIFLTAINHGPHHTFRGYAAGAVDYISKPFDPWVLRAKVSVFVELYMKNCQLREQAALLRLQLEGGGKAALGDAKEPAGLLAELSARLAAVEEQAEALSKQLDDDSADAAAVATAAHLERKLTGLRRALDALEPGTGSGAPAVPSQN; encoded by the coding sequence ATGGTGCAGAAGGCCAAGATCCTCCTGGTCGATGACCGGCCGGAGAATCTGCTGGCGCTGGAGGCAATTCTCTCCGCGCTCGATCAGACACTGGTGCGGGCATCGTCCGGGGAGGAAGCGCTCAAAGCACTACTCACGGACGACTTCGCGGTCATTCTGCTGGACGTCCAGATGCCGGGCATGGACGGTTTCGAAACCGCCGCGCACATCAAGCGGCGAGAACGGACCCGGGACATCCCGATCATCTTTCTCACCGCCATCAACCACGGCCCGCACCACACCTTCCGGGGGTACGCGGCGGGTGCGGTGGACTACATCTCCAAGCCGTTCGACCCATGGGTGCTGCGCGCGAAGGTCTCCGTCTTCGTCGAGCTCTACATGAAGAACTGCCAACTGAGGGAGCAGGCGGCCCTGCTGCGGCTCCAGCTGGAGGGCGGCGGCAAGGCGGCGCTCGGCGACGCCAAAGAGCCCGCCGGCCTCCTCGCCGAACTGTCCGCGCGGCTCGCGGCCGTTGAGGAGCAGGCCGAGGCGCTGTCCAAGCAGCTCGACGACGACTCGGCGGACGCGGCGGCAGTGGCGACCGCGGCCCATCTCGAACGCAAACTCACGGGCCTGCGCAGGGCGCTGGACGCGTTGGAACCGGGCACGGGGAGCGGGGCACCCGCGGTGCCGTCGCAGAACTGA
- a CDS encoding SpoIIE family protein phosphatase: protein MTTGLHPGEPPQDPRPRGNHALPRQERIGYGALHADNRTRSSVITARAAANFEPVGRSVATARSFVRDTLQGWGFADIIDDAVVLTSELVTNAVVHAGTSADVLCLRSDDGVRIEVADRYPEREIPLQATAVNMGSPDREGGRGLQLCAALAGRWGVEYTPTHKQVWFQLDLPERSVGTRTAGPSLPSDLLPLADGRVRVAVVQIDRAGAVNAWNEDAEELFGYAAEQVTGKPLTDFAAWPHTPGTSTGIAEALQLSRWEGSYGIRGANGRVTPVYASHLRVRDTSGEPSTVCLLVRDHERAVLQTPLRVSATDTTTSSEGQASDPFEVFIGSPPPDDLDGLLQRTVERARDMLDGDSAFLLLATDDETELEVRASTGLPSARQRFARVPVEAGSGRYGSARMPAVHEDLTVVPGAVPLLGGTGMRSVVTVPLKVEGRLTGSLGVAAEAPGRYSNEEALRLQFAADRIALAVESARLGELERLRRGSLSFLVEASDLLAGTLDRDQTLALMAQMTVPTLATWCAVYTIADQASDPYLSYVLHEDEERIDGLKALLSKIAPPDPVPTPGARVWSAPAEAAHEAALRTSMRSLGLGEHSWMSSGIGTTLATASTVGGETVVLPLVARNRVIGMLTLGKPSDEHFRQEILELAEDLSRRAALALDNARLYSERMAISQSLQRSLLPPELPDIEGVEVEVIYRAAGEGNEVGGDFYDLFPIRDGAYGFAIGDVCGTGPEAAAVTGLARHALRLLAREGYGGPAVLERLNSAILDEGARSRFLTLLYGELWPQEDGSAVLKVVCAGHPLPLRLRQDGTVEPAAEPQPLLGVMDDLELYEQTITLDPGDVLLCVTDGVTERREGTRMLGDDGLTDVLTTCTGLTAGAVAARIMRAVERFASDAPSDDMAILAMRVPGLHKD from the coding sequence ATGACCACCGGACTGCATCCTGGGGAACCGCCCCAGGATCCCCGGCCGAGGGGGAACCACGCTCTGCCCCGGCAGGAGCGGATCGGCTACGGAGCCCTGCACGCCGACAACCGGACAAGGAGTTCTGTGATCACCGCGCGCGCGGCCGCCAATTTCGAGCCCGTGGGGCGATCCGTCGCGACCGCCCGCTCCTTTGTCCGGGACACCCTCCAGGGCTGGGGCTTCGCCGACATCATCGACGACGCCGTGGTCCTGACCAGCGAACTCGTCACCAACGCCGTGGTTCATGCGGGCACCTCCGCGGATGTCCTGTGTCTGCGCAGCGACGACGGCGTACGCATCGAGGTGGCGGACCGCTACCCGGAACGAGAGATTCCACTCCAGGCGACGGCTGTGAACATGGGCAGCCCCGACCGCGAGGGCGGCCGCGGCCTCCAGCTGTGCGCGGCACTGGCGGGCCGCTGGGGCGTCGAGTACACGCCCACGCACAAACAGGTCTGGTTCCAACTCGACCTCCCCGAGCGTTCGGTCGGAACCCGCACCGCGGGCCCCTCCCTTCCCTCCGACCTCCTCCCGCTCGCCGACGGCCGCGTCCGCGTCGCGGTCGTCCAGATCGACCGCGCCGGCGCCGTCAACGCGTGGAACGAGGACGCGGAGGAACTTTTCGGTTACGCCGCCGAGCAGGTCACCGGCAAGCCGCTCACCGACTTCGCGGCCTGGCCGCACACGCCCGGCACCAGCACCGGCATCGCCGAGGCCCTCCAGCTCTCGCGCTGGGAGGGCAGTTACGGCATCCGGGGCGCCAACGGCCGCGTCACACCCGTCTACGCCTCACACCTTCGGGTACGCGACACGAGCGGCGAACCCTCCACGGTCTGCCTTCTCGTACGCGACCACGAACGCGCCGTCCTCCAGACCCCGTTGCGCGTCTCGGCCACCGACACGACCACCAGCTCCGAGGGGCAGGCCTCCGACCCCTTCGAGGTCTTCATCGGCTCTCCGCCCCCGGACGACCTCGACGGTCTCCTCCAGCGCACGGTGGAGCGCGCCCGCGACATGCTCGACGGCGACTCCGCCTTCCTGCTCCTCGCGACCGACGACGAAACGGAGTTGGAGGTACGAGCCTCGACGGGCCTCCCCTCCGCCCGCCAGCGATTCGCCCGCGTCCCCGTCGAGGCGGGCTCCGGGCGCTACGGCTCGGCCCGTATGCCCGCCGTGCACGAGGACCTGACGGTCGTCCCCGGCGCCGTACCCCTGCTGGGCGGCACCGGCATGCGCTCGGTCGTCACGGTCCCGTTGAAGGTCGAGGGCCGCCTCACCGGCTCGCTGGGGGTCGCGGCCGAGGCACCCGGCAGATACTCCAACGAGGAGGCTCTGCGCCTCCAGTTCGCCGCCGACCGCATCGCGCTGGCGGTGGAATCGGCCCGCCTGGGCGAGCTGGAACGCCTGCGCCGCGGCTCGCTGTCCTTCCTCGTAGAGGCCTCGGATCTCCTCGCCGGCACCCTGGACCGTGACCAGACGCTGGCCCTCATGGCCCAGATGACAGTCCCGACCCTGGCCACTTGGTGCGCCGTCTACACGATCGCCGACCAGGCCTCGGACCCGTATCTCTCGTATGTCCTGCACGAGGACGAGGAACGCATCGACGGCCTCAAGGCGTTGCTCTCGAAGATCGCCCCACCGGACCCGGTCCCCACCCCCGGCGCCCGCGTCTGGTCCGCGCCGGCCGAGGCCGCCCACGAGGCGGCCCTGCGCACCTCCATGCGCAGCCTGGGCCTGGGCGAGCACTCTTGGATGAGTTCCGGCATCGGTACGACCCTGGCGACCGCCTCGACGGTCGGTGGCGAGACGGTCGTCCTCCCCCTGGTGGCCCGCAACCGCGTCATCGGCATGCTGACCCTCGGCAAGCCGTCGGACGAACACTTCCGCCAGGAGATCCTGGAGTTGGCCGAAGACCTTTCCCGCAGGGCCGCCCTGGCGTTGGACAACGCCCGCCTGTACTCGGAGCGCATGGCCATCAGCCAGTCCCTCCAGCGCAGCCTCCTGCCCCCGGAACTCCCCGACATCGAGGGCGTCGAGGTCGAGGTCATCTACCGCGCGGCCGGCGAGGGCAACGAGGTCGGCGGCGACTTCTACGACCTCTTCCCGATCCGCGACGGCGCGTACGGCTTCGCCATCGGCGACGTCTGCGGTACGGGCCCGGAGGCGGCCGCGGTCACCGGCCTGGCCCGGCACGCGCTCAGGCTCCTGGCCCGCGAGGGCTACGGCGGCCCGGCCGTCCTGGAGCGCCTGAACTCCGCGATCCTCGACGAGGGCGCCCGCAGCCGCTTCCTGACGCTCCTGTACGGCGAGTTGTGGCCCCAGGAGGACGGCAGCGCCGTGCTGAAGGTGGTCTGCGCCGGCCACCCGCTCCCGCTCCGCCTGCGCCAGGACGGCACGGTCGAACCCGCCGCCGAACCGCAGCCGCTCCTCGGCGTCATGGACGACCTGGAGCTGTACGAGCAGACCATCACGCTGGACCCGGGCGACGTCCTGCTGTGCGTCACGGACGGCGTCACGGAGCGCCGCGAGGGCACACGCATGCTGGGCGACGACGGCCTGACGGACGTCCTGACGACGTGCACGGGTCTGACGGCCGGAGCGGTCGCGGCCCGCATCATGCGCGCGGTCGAACGCTTCGCGTCCGACGCACCGTCTGACGACATGGCGATTCTGGCGATGCGGGTTCCCGGCCTCCACAAGGACTGA
- a CDS encoding HAMP domain-containing protein, with amino-acid sequence MESGAATRGTKTRAKGGQSLNNRRAPRGGTTAVDTAALDRLLAALVSMRDGNFRKRLTVSGDGVMSEIAAVFNEVADRNLHLTGELSRVRRMVGREGKLTERLETGACEGSWGAAIDASNALVDDLVRPVSEVGRVLSAVAEGDLSPRMELRAQAADGNGHPLRGEFLKVGRTVNNLVDQLSTFTDEVTRVASEVGTEGKLGGQARVRGMSGSWKDLTDSVNTMAYRLTAQVRDIALVTTAVAKGDLSRKVTVHVAGEMLELKNTVNTMVDQLSSFSSEVTRVAREVGTEGELGGQAQVPGVAGVWKDLTDSVNLMAGNLTAQVRGIAQVTTAVASGDLSQKVTVSARGEVAQLAETINQMTETLRTFADEVTRVANEVGGEGRLGGQANVPGAAGTWKDLTDSVNTVFRNLTTQVRDIAAVTTAVANGDLSQKVTVDVAGEMLELKNTVNTMVDQLSSFGVEVTRVAREVGVEGELGGQAQVPGVAGTWKDLTDSVNTAFQNLTGQVRNIAQVTTAVANGDLSQKVTVDVSGEMLQLKNTVNTMVDQLSSFADQVTRMARDVGTEGRLGGQARVDGVSGTWKELTDSVNFMAGNLTSQVRQIAQVTTAVARGDLSQKIDVDARGEILELKNTINTMVDQLSAFADQVTRVAREVGTEGRLGGQAQVPGVAGVWRDLTDSVNGMAGNLTAQVRNIAQVATAVARGDLSQKIDVDARGEILELKNTLNTMVDQLSNFAEQVTRVAREVGTEGMLGGQAEVQGVSGTWKDLTQSVNFMANNLTIQVRNIAEVTTAVAKGDLSKKITVDAKGEILELVTTVNTMVDQLSNFAEQVTRVAREVGTEGNLGGQARVPGVTGIWKDLSDNVNVMANNLTNQVRNISQVATAVANGDLTKKVTVEASGEVAQLADTVNTMVKTLSSFADQVTRVAREVGTDGILGGQARVPGVSGTWKDLTESVNGMASNLTGQVRNIAMVTTAIAKGDLTKKIDIDARGEILELKTTINTMVDQLSSFAEEVTRVAREVGTEGQLGGQARVRDVDGTWRDLTESVNEMAGNLTRQVRAIARVATAVTRGDLNLKIDVDASGEIQELQDYINKMIANLRDTTIANKEQDWLKGNLARISALMQGRRDLDDVASLIMSELTPVVSAQHGAFFLSMPLVDGKDARAEDEEAYELRMLGSYGYSMGSMPTSFRPGEALIGTAAKEKRTILVENAPSGYLKISSGLGEAPPAQVIVLPVLFEGTVLGVIELASFTPFTQIQKDFLNQIAEMIATSVNTISVNTKTEVLLKQSQELTEQLRERSAELENRQKALQDSNAELEEKAELLAQQNRDIEVKNTEIEEARQVLEERAEQLAVSMRYKSEFLANMSHELRTPLNSLLILAKLLADNADSNLTPKQVEFAETIHGAGSDLLQLINDILDLSKVEAGKMDVSPTRIALVQLVDYVEATFRPLTAEKGLDFSVRVSPELPATLHTDEQRLLQVLRNLLSNAVKFTDSGAVELVIRPAGADVPVAIREQLLEAGSLRDADADLIAFSVTDTGIGIAASKMRVIFEAFKQADGTTSRKYGGTGLGLSISREIARLLGGEIHAQSEPGRGSTFTLYLPLHPSELPPQGYGQLAPAMGAGELLASEAELSEADIETPAEVKSYQETQNGPAALFRRRRRAVSAVEQRSALPGQPNGATGPAQEQWAARGQQDTAPQQSRGIRFEGEKVLIVDDDIRNVFALTSVLEQHGLSVLYAENGREGIEVLEQHDDVTVVLMDIMMPEMDGYATTTAIRRMPQFAGLPIIALTAKAMKGDREKAIESGASDYVTKPVDPDHLLSVMEQWMREE; translated from the coding sequence GTGGAGTCTGGCGCAGCGACGCGGGGCACTAAGACGCGCGCGAAAGGCGGACAGTCCCTGAACAACCGGCGGGCGCCAAGGGGTGGCACCACCGCGGTGGACACGGCTGCCCTGGACCGGCTGCTGGCGGCCCTGGTGTCGATGCGGGACGGCAACTTCCGCAAGCGGCTCACGGTCTCCGGCGACGGCGTGATGTCCGAGATTGCGGCGGTTTTCAACGAAGTGGCCGACCGTAATCTGCATCTCACGGGCGAGCTGTCGCGCGTTCGGCGCATGGTGGGGCGTGAGGGGAAGCTCACAGAGCGGCTGGAGACGGGCGCCTGCGAGGGCTCCTGGGGGGCCGCGATCGACGCGTCCAACGCGCTCGTCGACGACCTCGTACGGCCCGTCTCCGAGGTCGGCAGGGTGCTGTCCGCGGTCGCGGAGGGCGACTTGTCGCCGCGCATGGAACTGCGGGCGCAGGCCGCGGACGGCAACGGGCACCCGCTGCGCGGGGAGTTCCTCAAGGTCGGGCGGACGGTCAACAATCTGGTCGACCAGCTGTCGACGTTCACCGACGAGGTCACGCGTGTGGCCAGCGAGGTGGGCACCGAGGGCAAGCTGGGCGGTCAGGCCCGGGTGCGCGGAATGTCCGGTTCGTGGAAGGACCTCACGGATTCGGTCAACACCATGGCGTACCGGCTGACGGCTCAGGTACGTGACATCGCTCTCGTGACGACGGCGGTCGCCAAGGGTGACTTGTCCCGGAAGGTCACGGTTCATGTGGCCGGCGAGATGCTGGAGCTGAAGAACACCGTCAACACGATGGTGGACCAGCTGTCCTCGTTCTCCTCCGAGGTGACGCGCGTCGCGCGTGAGGTGGGCACCGAGGGCGAGCTCGGTGGCCAGGCGCAGGTGCCCGGTGTGGCCGGTGTGTGGAAGGACCTCACCGATTCGGTGAACCTCATGGCCGGCAACCTCACGGCCCAGGTGCGCGGGATCGCCCAGGTGACGACGGCGGTCGCCAGCGGTGACCTGTCGCAGAAGGTCACGGTCAGCGCGCGCGGCGAGGTCGCGCAACTGGCCGAGACCATCAACCAGATGACCGAGACGCTGCGGACCTTTGCCGACGAGGTCACGCGCGTGGCCAACGAAGTCGGTGGCGAAGGACGGCTCGGCGGGCAGGCGAACGTGCCGGGCGCGGCGGGGACGTGGAAGGACCTGACGGATTCCGTCAACACGGTCTTCCGGAATCTCACGACCCAGGTGCGCGACATCGCCGCGGTGACGACGGCCGTGGCCAACGGTGACCTCTCCCAGAAGGTCACTGTCGACGTCGCCGGCGAGATGCTGGAGCTGAAGAACACCGTCAACACGATGGTCGACCAGCTGTCGTCGTTTGGTGTCGAGGTCACGCGCGTGGCGCGCGAGGTCGGTGTCGAGGGCGAACTGGGCGGCCAGGCGCAGGTCCCGGGCGTGGCCGGTACGTGGAAGGACCTCACCGACTCCGTCAACACGGCGTTCCAGAACCTGACGGGTCAGGTGCGCAACATCGCGCAGGTGACCACGGCGGTCGCCAACGGCGATCTGTCGCAGAAGGTCACCGTGGACGTCTCCGGCGAAATGCTCCAGCTGAAGAACACCGTGAACACCATGGTGGACCAGCTGTCGAGCTTCGCCGACCAGGTGACCCGTATGGCCCGTGACGTGGGCACGGAGGGCCGCCTCGGCGGTCAGGCCCGCGTCGACGGCGTATCCGGTACGTGGAAGGAACTCACCGACTCCGTCAACTTCATGGCGGGGAACCTGACGTCACAGGTGCGGCAGATCGCCCAGGTCACCACAGCCGTGGCCCGGGGAGACCTGTCGCAGAAGATCGACGTGGACGCGCGCGGCGAGATCCTGGAGCTGAAGAACACCATCAACACGATGGTGGACCAGCTCTCCGCGTTCGCCGACCAGGTGACGCGGGTCGCCCGTGAGGTGGGTACCGAGGGCCGCCTCGGCGGTCAGGCGCAGGTGCCCGGCGTCGCCGGTGTGTGGCGCGACCTGACCGACTCCGTGAACGGCATGGCCGGCAACCTCACCGCGCAGGTGCGGAACATCGCGCAGGTCGCGACTGCGGTGGCCCGTGGTGACCTGTCGCAGAAGATCGACGTGGACGCGCGCGGCGAGATCCTGGAGCTGAAGAACACCCTCAACACGATGGTGGACCAGCTCTCGAACTTCGCCGAGCAGGTCACGCGGGTGGCCCGCGAGGTGGGTACCGAGGGCATGCTCGGCGGACAGGCCGAGGTGCAGGGTGTCTCCGGCACCTGGAAGGACCTCACGCAGTCCGTGAACTTCATGGCGAACAACCTGACCATTCAGGTGCGGAACATCGCCGAGGTCACGACCGCGGTCGCCAAGGGTGACCTGTCGAAGAAGATCACCGTCGACGCGAAGGGCGAGATCCTCGAACTCGTCACCACCGTCAACACGATGGTCGACCAGCTGTCCAACTTCGCCGAGCAGGTGACCCGGGTGGCCCGCGAGGTGGGCACCGAGGGCAACCTGGGCGGGCAGGCTCGGGTGCCGGGTGTCACGGGCATCTGGAAGGACCTGAGCGACAACGTCAACGTGATGGCCAACAACCTGACCAATCAGGTGCGGAACATCTCGCAGGTCGCGACGGCGGTGGCCAACGGCGACCTCACCAAGAAGGTCACGGTCGAGGCGAGCGGCGAGGTCGCCCAGCTCGCCGACACCGTCAACACCATGGTGAAGACGCTGAGTTCGTTCGCCGACCAGGTCACCCGGGTGGCCCGCGAGGTGGGTACGGACGGCATCCTCGGCGGGCAGGCGCGCGTACCGGGCGTGTCCGGTACGTGGAAGGACCTCACCGAGTCCGTGAACGGGATGGCGTCCAACCTGACCGGCCAGGTGCGCAACATCGCGATGGTCACCACGGCCATCGCCAAGGGCGACCTGACCAAGAAGATCGACATCGACGCGCGCGGCGAGATCCTGGAGCTGAAGACCACCATCAACACGATGGTCGACCAGCTCTCGTCCTTCGCCGAGGAAGTCACCCGAGTCGCCCGCGAGGTGGGCACCGAGGGGCAGTTGGGCGGCCAGGCACGCGTGCGTGACGTCGACGGCACCTGGCGCGACCTCACCGAGTCGGTGAACGAGATGGCCGGGAACCTGACCCGTCAGGTGCGGGCCATCGCGCGCGTGGCGACCGCGGTGACCCGCGGCGACCTCAACCTGAAGATCGACGTGGACGCCTCCGGCGAGATCCAGGAACTTCAGGACTACATCAACAAGATGATCGCCAACCTGCGCGACACCACGATCGCCAACAAGGAGCAGGACTGGCTCAAGGGCAACCTCGCCCGCATCTCCGCGTTGATGCAGGGGCGGCGCGACCTCGACGACGTGGCCTCGCTCATCATGAGCGAGCTGACGCCGGTCGTCTCGGCGCAGCACGGCGCGTTCTTCCTGTCGATGCCGCTGGTCGACGGCAAGGACGCGCGTGCCGAGGACGAGGAGGCGTACGAGCTGCGCATGCTCGGGTCGTACGGCTACTCGATGGGCTCCATGCCGACGTCGTTCCGGCCCGGCGAGGCGCTGATCGGGACGGCGGCCAAGGAGAAGCGCACGATCCTGGTGGAGAACGCGCCGAGCGGCTACCTGAAGATCTCCTCCGGGCTCGGCGAGGCGCCTCCGGCGCAGGTGATCGTGCTTCCGGTGCTCTTCGAAGGGACGGTGCTCGGTGTCATCGAGCTGGCGTCCTTCACGCCGTTCACGCAGATCCAGAAGGACTTCCTGAACCAGATCGCCGAGATGATCGCGACGAGCGTGAACACCATCTCCGTCAACACCAAGACGGAGGTGCTGCTGAAGCAGTCGCAGGAGCTCACCGAGCAACTCCGTGAGCGGTCCGCCGAGCTGGAGAACCGGCAGAAGGCGCTCCAGGACTCCAACGCCGAACTGGAGGAGAAGGCCGAGCTGCTGGCCCAGCAGAACCGCGACATCGAGGTCAAGAACACCGAGATCGAGGAGGCCCGCCAGGTCCTGGAGGAGCGCGCCGAGCAGCTCGCGGTCTCCATGCGCTACAAGAGCGAGTTCCTGGCGAACATGTCCCACGAGCTGCGTACGCCGCTCAACTCCCTGCTGATCCTCGCCAAGTTGCTCGCCGACAACGCGGACTCGAACCTCACTCCGAAGCAGGTCGAGTTCGCCGAGACGATCCACGGCGCGGGTTCCGACCTGCTCCAGCTGATCAACGACATCCTCGACCTGTCGAAGGTCGAGGCGGGCAAGATGGACGTGTCGCCGACCCGTATCGCGCTCGTCCAGCTCGTCGACTACGTAGAGGCCACTTTCCGCCCGCTGACCGCAGAGAAGGGCCTCGATTTCTCCGTACGCGTGTCGCCGGAACTGCCCGCCACGCTGCACACCGACGAGCAGCGGCTCCTTCAGGTGCTGCGCAACCTGCTGTCCAACGCGGTGAAGTTCACCGACTCCGGAGCGGTCGAATTGGTGATCCGGCCCGCCGGGGCGGATGTTCCGGTGGCCATCCGGGAGCAGCTCCTGGAGGCCGGCTCGCTGCGGGACGCGGACGCCGATCTGATCGCGTTCTCCGTGACGGACACCGGCATCGGTATCGCGGCCAGCAAGATGCGGGTCATTTTCGAGGCCTTCAAGCAGGCGGACGGCACGACGAGCAGGAAGTACGGCGGTACGGGTCTGGGGCTGTCGATCTCGCGGGAGATCGCGCGGCTGCTGGGCGGCGAGATCCACGCGCAGAGCGAACCGGGACGCGGCTCCACGTTCACGCTGTATTTGCCGCTGCACCCGAGCGAACTGCCGCCGCAGGGCTATGGGCAGCTCGCGCCGGCGATGGGGGCCGGGGAGTTGCTGGCCTCCGAGGCGGAGCTGTCCGAGGCCGACATCGAGACGCCGGCCGAGGTGAAGTCGTACCAGGAGACGCAGAACGGGCCCGCCGCGCTCTTCAGGAGGCGCCGCAGGGCGGTCTCCGCGGTCGAACAGCGCAGCGCGCTGCCGGGGCAGCCGAACGGCGCTACGGGCCCGGCTCAGGAGCAGTGGGCGGCTCGGGGGCAGCAGGACACGGCGCCGCAGCAGAGTCGGGGCATCCGGTTCGAGGGCGAGAAGGTCCTGATCGTCGACGACGACATCCGTAACGTGTTCGCGCTGACCAGTGTCCTGGAGCAGCACGGACTGTCGGTGCTGTACGCCGAGAACGGCCGCGAGGGGATCGAAGTCCTGGAGCAGCACGACGATGTGACGGTCGTCCTGATGGACATCATGATGCCCGAGATGGACGGATACGCCACGACGACGGCGATTCGCCGGATGCCGCAGTTCGCCGGGCTGCCGATCATCGCGCTCACGGCGAAGGCGATGAAGGGCGACCGTGAGAAGGCCATCGAGTCGGGCGCTTCCGACTATGTGACGAAACCGGTCGATCCTGATCATCTGCTCTCCGTGATGGAGCAGTGGATGCGTGAGGAGTGA